One Fusarium falciforme chromosome 1, complete sequence genomic window carries:
- a CDS encoding NmrA domain-containing protein — protein sequence MSLQPRKVAIVGGTGTVGSRTLSSLLDKNIHTITAISRSDSSATFPENVTVLKGDYSNEDFLVSALKGQNVLILQLSPTAMGVQESFIRAAAKAGVPYILPTEFGTDIEALDLTREQPIISGKKGLRDLVEQLGVSSWIAVVNNLWFDWSLKMGCWGINVKERKADIWNGGNIKANTSTLKRVGAAVAELLSRPEEELSAYKNRPFYVSSFFISQREILESVQRVTGTTDADWEIKERDIDEFGRECDERLKKGDMMAALEKLSSLLLREGLGGNYNHKVVDMERFGLQQEDLDEVVKGAVESAGPALV from the coding sequence ATGTCTCTTCAACCTCGCAAGGTTGCCATTGTCGGCGGAACTGGCACGGTTGGCTCTCGCACCTTGAGCTCCCTCCTCGATAAGAATATCCACACCATCACGGCCATCTCCCGCAGCGACTCGTCTGCCACTTTTCCCGAGAACGTCACCGTCCTCAAGGGTGACTACTCTAACGAGGACTTCCTCGTCTCTGCTCTTAAAGGCCAGAATGTTCTCATCCTACAGCTCAGCCCCACAGCCATGGGCGTCCAGGAATCGTTCATCCGCGCCGCAGCCAAAGCAGGCGTGCCATACATTCTTCCCACCGAATTCGGCACCGACATTGAAGCTCTGGACTTGACCCGCGAACAACCCATCATATCGGGGAAGAAGGGCTTGCGAGACCTCGTGGAGCAGCTCGGAGTCAGCAGCTGGATCGCCGTGGTCAACAACCTCTGGTTCGACTGGTCCCTCAAGATGGGCTGCTGGGGTATCAACGTTAAGGAACGCAAAGCCGATATCTGGAACGGCGGCAACATCAAGGCTAATACGTCGACTCTCAAGCGTGTCGGTGCTGCTGTGGCTGAGCTTCTCAGCCGgcccgaggaggagctctcTGCGTATAAGAATAGGCCGTTCTACGTTAGCTCCTTCTTTATCTCACAGAGGGAGATTCTCGAGAGCGTGCAGCGCGTTACTGGGACTACTGATGCGGATtgggagatcaaggagaggGATATTGACGAGTTTGGGAGAGAGTGTGATGAGAGGCTGAAGAAGGGGGACATGATGGCTGCCCTTGAGAAGCTGTCCTCTTTGCTACTTCGGGAGGGGCTCGGAGGGAACTACAACCATAAGGTCGTTGATATGGAACGGTTTGGGCTCCAGCAGGAGGATCTGGATGAGGTTGTGAAGGGGGCTGTCGAATCTGCTGGGCCTGCGCTGGTGTAA
- a CDS encoding PAP2-3 domain-containing protein, translating to MPDNLKNVVEPACKSLLLSLNLNPQPKSNNNFPLVIVLAFTAGCLINRRRNDRKDYADCLEDDVEAGEAYVDSPPLKPSLLAQPEPSVRRRAPNLVFVLLSRFFNAFPFLIEIWYWNMTYWIYQGLRAFSARMIAGNEAIFTRAQEHALEILDLEHLFGIDIEQRFQSYVMTQQAWLMPYLARIYYSHISLGVCFLVYIYTFLPPSTFRRIRRTIAADNAIAFVIVTVWRCSPPRLLPQEYGFVDILHSKAGGANAWNNNRFQLTIAAMPSLHFGTALFFAVCMCRFSPHRFMRVLAPLWPAAMIITIVATANHFLTDAFIGALVPLLGWRYNRMVLILKPVQDFIFAPLISRLDLVDPNARVVPKAL from the exons ATGCCTGACAACCTAAAAAACGTCGTCGAGCCAGCCTGCAagtccctcctcctctccctcaacctcaaTCCCCAACCAAAAAGTAATAACAATTTCCCTCTAGTCATCGTCCTCGCCTTCACAGCAGGATGCCTCATCAACAGACGCCGGAATGACCGGAAAGACTATGCCGACTGTCTAGAGGATGATGTCGAGGCAGGAGAGGCCTATGTCGACTCTCCGCCGTTGAAACCGTCGCTCCTCGCACAACCCGAGCCTTccgtgaggaggagggctccTAATCTGGTGTTTGTGCTGCTGTCGAGGTTTTTTAATGCGTTTCCGTTTCTGATCGAGATTTGGTACTGGAACATGACTTATTG GATATATCAAGGTCTTAGAGCCTTTTCTGCGAGAATGATTGCTGGCAACGAAGCAATCTTTACCCGCGCCCAAGAACACGCCCTCGAGATTCTAGATCTAGAACATCTCTTTGGCATCGACATTGAACAGCGCTTCCAGTCGTACGTCATGACGCAGCAGGCGTGGCTCATGCCCTACCTCGCCAGGATCTACTACTCGCACATCAGCCTCGGCGTGTGCTTCCTCGTCTACATCTACACCTTCCTCCCGCCGAGCACGTTCCGCCGCATTAGGAGGACTATTGCCGCCGATAATGCTATTGCGTTTGTCATCGTTACTGTTTGGAGGTGTTCGCCGCCGAGGTTGCTGCCGCAGGAGTACGGCTTCGTCGATATTCTGCACAGCAAGGCGGGAGGCGCAAACGCATGGAACAACAACAGGTTTCAACTCACGATAGCAGCCATGCCGAGCTTGCACTTTGGAACTGCACTCTTCTTTGCCGTCTGCATGTGTCGATTCTCTCCCCACCGGTTCATGCGTGTGCTTGCACCTCTATGGCCCGCCGCCAtgatcatcaccatcgtcgCTACGGCAAACCACTTTCTAACCGACGCTTTCATCGGAGCTTTGGTACCTCTTTTGGGATGGAGGTATAACCGCATGGTTCTCATCCTAAAGCCTGTTCAGGATTTCATCTTTGCGCCGTTGATCAGCAGGCTGGACCTTGTTGATCCCAACGCGAGGGTAGTGCCCAAGGCGCTGTGA
- a CDS encoding Endo/exonuclease/phosphatase domain-containing protein gives MYFPKRLLAVISAILFLTLSANANKLEPEGGVLQLVEDAPRFTFDYETRDPHEKNWIGLYYEAGQGLIPNWGEQYTKNSVSWKYAPKSKGRVTLETKGLKPGRYSAFFHARDKYVWLAPPFDVFITKKEEHNLEFVVDEITLPDARGGDSYSVTVAGLIRGGNKGVKFYNGTPVPNWLWLSTDGTISGQPFRTSKAAEFVVWAKRGNSVASLKVKIGVRSRTEVKVPQLRVMTYNLWFGGGKFKDYHDKQLRFIVNSKADIIGIQEDGSGERAKALAEALGWHYWASKVSHSILSKYPIQVTSGNINRSGGARIELDGDWQTVNFWVAHLNYKPYGPYDFCYSGMKADKVMQREYDSGRPTQIEDTLKAMKYDLRTADIEPLFLVGDFNAPSHLDWTDKRKKKNCGQGKFNWPTSMKPTEAGMIDSYRVAHPDPDQDEGITYGPITPWNKDWGKEEPNERLDFIYYKGAGLEVVDSWVMKPPNSGHPLDEWTSDHSAVMTLFNISEEVEIGDLRK, from the coding sequence ATGTATTTCCCAAAACGCTTACTTGCGGTGATATccgccatcctcttcctcacccTCTCCGCCAATGCCAACAAGTTGGAACCCGAAGGAGGCGTCCTACAACTCGTCGAGGACGCACCACGCTTCACCTTTGACTACGAGACAAGGGATCCCCACGAAAAGAACTGGATTGGCCTTTACTACGAGGCAGGCCAAGGCCTGATCCCCAACTGGGGCGAGCAGTACACCAAGAACTCGGTCTCATGGAAATACGCACCCAAGAGCAAGGGTAGAGTCACCCTCGAGACCAAAGGGCTCAAGCCCGGTCGATACAGTGCCTTCTTCCACGCCAGGGACAAGTACGTGTGGTTGGCACCGCCGTTTGACGtcttcatcaccaagaaggaggagcacAACCTCGAGTTTGTCGTCGATGAGATTACCCTCCCCGATGCGCGTGGAGGTGACTCGTACAGCGTCACGGTCGCGGGTCTGATTCGAGGTGGTAACAAGGGAGTCAAGTTCTACAATGGAACACCAGTGCCAAACTGGCTTTGGCTCAGCACAGACGGCACCATCAGTGGCCAGCCGTTCAGGACCTCCAAGGCGGCTGAATTCGTCGTCTGGGCCAAGCGCGGCAATTCGGTAGCATctctcaaggtcaagattgGGGTGCGCAGCCGCACCGAGGTCAAGGTGCCTCAGCTGAGGGTCATGACTTACAACCTATGGTTCGGCGGTGGCAAGTTCAAGGACTACCACGACAAGCAGCTGCGGTTCATCGTCAACTCCAAGGCCGACATCATCGGTATTCAGGAGGACGGCTCGGGCGAACGGGCCAAGGCTCTGGCTGAGGCTCTGGGCTGGCACTACTGGGCCAGCAAGGTGAGCCACAGCATCCTCAGCAAGTACCCCATCCAGGTCACCTCGGGCAACATCAACAGATCAGGCGGTGCCCGCATCGAGCTGGACGGCGACTGGCAGACGGTCAACTTCTGGGTCGCCCACCTTAACTACAAGCCCTACGGACCCTACGACTTTTGCTACAGCGGGATGAAGGCCGACAAGGTGATGCAGCGCGAATACGACAGCGGTCGACCGACACAGATTGAGGATACCCTCAAGGCTATGAAGTACGACCTCCGGACCGCCGACATCGagcccctcttcctcgtcggcgacTTTAACGCGCCGTCGCACCTAGACTGGACCGAcaagcgcaagaagaagaactgCGGCCAGGGCAAGTTCAACTGGCCCACGTCGATGAAGCCCACCGAAGCCGGCATGATCGACTCGTACCGCGTGGCGCACCCGGACCCGGACCAGGATGAGGGCATCACGTACGGACCCATAACGCCGTGGAACAAGGACTGGGGCAAGGAGGAGCCGAATGAGCGTCTCGATTTTATCTACTACAAGGGTGCTGGCCTCGAGGTGGTGGACTCTTGGGTTATGAAGCCTCCCAATTCGGGACACCCCCTGGATGAGTGGACTTCGGATCACTCAGCCGTCATGACGCTGTTCAACATTAGCGAGGAGGTTGAAATTGGCGATTTGAGGAAGTAA